In one window of Micrococcales bacterium DNA:
- a CDS encoding YbjN domain-containing protein encodes MAVFDRLGQQGASAALPASLTQDRIKQALAAQDWTSHVDSDGDLMGFWDNNVFYFYLYGEQEEILQVRGRWHQALPIEYRSTLRQVIDDWHLNKIWPKAYSRVDDAGRLWVLTEHSVDWEYGVTDQQLALTLRCAITTSSGLFKELAARFIVPSAEIEQPPEDW; translated from the coding sequence GTGGCAGTGTTTGATCGCCTGGGCCAACAGGGCGCCAGTGCCGCTTTACCCGCCTCACTGACGCAGGACCGAATCAAGCAAGCATTGGCCGCCCAGGACTGGACCAGCCATGTTGATTCCGATGGCGACCTCATGGGTTTTTGGGACAACAACGTCTTCTACTTCTACCTTTACGGCGAGCAAGAAGAGATCCTGCAGGTCAGGGGTCGGTGGCACCAGGCTCTACCAATCGAATACCGTTCCACTCTGCGACAAGTCATAGATGACTGGCATTTGAACAAGATCTGGCCCAAGGCCTACTCGCGGGTCGATGACGCTGGCCGCCTTTGGGTTCTAACCGAGCATTCGGTCGACTGGGAGTACGGCGTTACCGATCAGCAGCTAGCTTTGACCTTGCGCTGCGCCATCACCACCTCGTCAGGGCTGTTCAAGGAACTGGCGGCCCGCTTCATAGTGCCTTCAGCCGAAATCGAGCAGCCGCCTGAAGACTGGTGA
- the pcrA gene encoding DNA helicase PcrA, producing the protein MNDETVLGPVQGHLPGLIDLSRLPSIAPSQAIAPGDIRAKGDLTPILEDLNAEQKQAVVHEGTPLLIMAGAGSGKTRVLTRRIAYLLATGQARHSSILAITFTNKAAAEMKQRVEALVGPAAKWMWVSTFHSACVRILRREAATLGLKSSFTIYDAQDSQRLITTLLDDLDINKENFKVKWLANRISKLKNELIAPDDFASTMRQSNPADQATARVYQAYQERLQRSHALDFDDLIMQTVNLLEAFPQVAQSYHQRFSHILVDEYQDTNHAQYLLVRALAGVRAGSQSGDKVVPAQLTVVGDQDQSIYAFRGATLRNITQFTADYPDATTILLQQNYRSTQNILDAANGVIAKGKDRVAKQLWTAQGDGPKVVGYVAQSEHDEAEYVAKTIDALSDAEGIVPADVAIFYRTNAQSRALEEVLVRVGLPYKVIGGTRFYERREVRDALAYMRTAANLDDTVSVRRIFNLPKRGLGAKSEVAVQAYAQARQISFGAALSQAGEITGLTPRAVRAIEALANLLANLGQMSQEGAGPAKILEHALKESGYLAWLQESADPQETARVENLNELFTVATEFERGVEDGTLADFLERVALVADADQLDSGEADSADGRPQGQVTLMTVHTAKGLEFPVVFATGLEQGTFPHARSFGQDSEMEEERRLAYVALTRARERLYLTRAESRTTWGAQTALGPSQFLGDIPPQAIDWQSLGSGAAAQRATVGSTWPSAGFRREPSWPARTGERSEAKPVFGSATPRPARDIPDLSVGDMVTHDTYGLGTVLEVTPTRDQPLAVIDFGDTGVKRILLRFAPVTKL; encoded by the coding sequence ATGAATGACGAAACCGTTTTGGGCCCGGTCCAAGGTCACCTGCCCGGCTTGATCGACCTGTCCAGGCTGCCATCGATAGCGCCAAGCCAGGCCATTGCGCCTGGAGACATCCGGGCCAAAGGCGATTTGACCCCGATTCTTGAAGACCTGAACGCTGAACAGAAACAGGCCGTGGTCCACGAAGGCACGCCGCTGCTGATTATGGCCGGGGCCGGGTCGGGTAAGACCCGCGTCTTGACTCGCCGCATCGCCTACTTGTTGGCCACCGGCCAAGCCCGGCATTCGTCCATCTTGGCCATAACCTTTACCAACAAGGCCGCGGCGGAGATGAAACAGCGGGTTGAAGCCCTGGTTGGGCCAGCCGCCAAGTGGATGTGGGTTTCGACCTTCCACTCGGCCTGTGTTCGGATTCTGCGGCGCGAGGCCGCCACGCTGGGGTTGAAGTCCTCCTTCACCATCTATGACGCTCAGGACTCACAACGGCTCATTACCACACTGCTCGATGACCTTGACATCAACAAAGAGAACTTCAAAGTCAAGTGGCTGGCCAACCGGATTTCGAAGCTGAAGAACGAGCTGATCGCCCCGGATGATTTCGCCTCGACTATGCGGCAGTCGAATCCGGCTGACCAGGCCACGGCCCGGGTCTATCAGGCCTATCAGGAGCGTCTCCAGCGCTCCCATGCCTTGGACTTTGACGACCTGATCATGCAGACGGTCAACCTGCTCGAGGCCTTTCCCCAAGTGGCGCAGAGCTACCACCAGCGCTTCAGTCATATCCTGGTTGATGAATACCAAGACACCAACCACGCCCAATATTTGCTGGTCCGGGCCTTGGCTGGGGTCAGAGCGGGCAGCCAGTCAGGTGACAAGGTGGTGCCGGCCCAGTTGACGGTGGTAGGTGACCAAGATCAATCGATTTACGCCTTTCGGGGCGCGACGTTGCGGAACATCACCCAGTTCACGGCTGACTATCCGGACGCCACCACGATTCTGCTGCAACAGAACTACCGCTCGACCCAGAACATCCTCGATGCGGCCAATGGGGTCATTGCCAAGGGCAAGGACCGCGTCGCCAAGCAGTTGTGGACGGCCCAGGGTGACGGGCCCAAAGTGGTCGGATACGTGGCCCAGTCTGAACACGACGAAGCCGAATATGTGGCCAAAACGATTGACGCTTTGTCCGATGCCGAAGGCATAGTCCCAGCAGACGTGGCCATCTTCTATCGCACCAACGCCCAATCCAGGGCTTTGGAGGAAGTCTTGGTGCGGGTGGGTTTGCCCTACAAAGTAATTGGTGGGACCCGCTTTTACGAGCGCCGGGAGGTTCGCGATGCGCTGGCATATATGCGGACGGCGGCCAATCTAGATGACACCGTCTCGGTCAGGCGCATCTTCAACCTGCCAAAGCGGGGCCTGGGAGCCAAATCCGAGGTGGCGGTGCAGGCCTACGCCCAGGCCCGGCAGATTTCGTTTGGGGCAGCCCTGAGCCAGGCCGGCGAGATTACCGGGTTAACGCCGCGGGCGGTTCGGGCGATCGAAGCCTTGGCCAACCTACTGGCCAACCTGGGTCAGATGAGTCAAGAAGGCGCCGGGCCGGCCAAAATCCTGGAACATGCGCTGAAGGAATCGGGCTATTTGGCTTGGTTACAGGAATCAGCCGACCCACAAGAGACAGCCCGGGTAGAAAACCTGAACGAGTTGTTCACCGTGGCGACCGAGTTTGAGCGCGGCGTAGAGGATGGCACCTTGGCAGATTTCCTTGAGCGGGTCGCCCTGGTGGCCGATGCCGATCAATTGGACTCAGGTGAAGCGGACAGCGCCGATGGCCGGCCGCAGGGACAGGTCACCTTGATGACGGTGCACACGGCCAAGGGCTTGGAGTTCCCAGTAGTCTTTGCCACCGGGCTGGAGCAGGGCACGTTCCCCCACGCCCGCTCTTTTGGTCAAGACAGCGAAATGGAAGAAGAACGGCGCTTGGCCTATGTTGCTTTGACCAGGGCACGGGAACGGTTGTACCTGACCAGGGCAGAGAGCCGGACAACTTGGGGGGCTCAGACGGCGCTTGGTCCATCGCAGTTCTTAGGTGACATTCCTCCACAGGCGATCGATTGGCAGAGTCTTGGCTCTGGGGCAGCAGCGCAAAGGGCGACGGTGGGGTCTACTTGGCCTTCGGCTGGGTTCAGGCGGGAGCCCAGCTGGCCGGCCAGGACTGGTGAGCGGTCAGAGGCCAAACCAGTGTTTGGTTCGGCCACGCCGCGGCCGGCCCGGGACATTCCTGATCTCAGCGTTGGGGATATGGTGACGCATGACACCTACGGTTTGGGCACAGTCCTGGAGGTGACACCGACCCGGGACCAGCCCCTGGCCGTGATCGACTTTGGTGACACCGGGGTCAAACGCATCTTGCTGCGCTTTGCGCCGGTGACAAAGCTCTAA